In Mustela nigripes isolate SB6536 chromosome 12, MUSNIG.SB6536, whole genome shotgun sequence, one DNA window encodes the following:
- the IK gene encoding protein Red, whose product MPERDSEPFSNPLAPDGHDVDDPHSFHQSKLTNEDFRKLLMTPRAAPTSAPPSKSRHHEMPREYNEDEDPAARRRKKKSYYAKLRQQEIERERELAEKYRDRAKERRDGVNKDYEETELISTTANYRAVGPTAEADKSAAEKRRQLIQESKFLGGDMEHTHLVKGLDFALLQKVRAEIASKEKEEEELMEKPQKETKKDEDPENKIEFKTRLGRNVYRTLFRSKAYERNELFLPGRMAYVVDLDDEYADTDIPTTLIRSKADCPTMEAQTTLTTNDIVISKLTQILSYLRQGTRNKKLKKKDKGKMEEKKPPEADMNIFEDIGDYVPSTTKTPRDKERERYRERERDRERDRDRDRERERERDRERERDREREEEKKRHSYFEKPKVDDEPMDVDKGPGSAKELIKSINEKFAGSAGWEGTESLKKPEDKKQLGDFFGMSNSYAECYPATMDDMAVDSDEEVDYSKMDQGNKKGPLGRWDFDTQEEYSEYMNNKEALPKAAFQYGIKMSEGRKTRRFKETNDKAELDRQWKKISAIIEKRKKMEADGVEVKRPKY is encoded by the exons ATGCCAGAGCGAGACA gtGAGCCTTTCTCCAACCCTTTGGCTCCAGATGGCCACGATGTGGATGATCCTCACTCCTTCCACCA ATCAAAACTCACCAATGAAGACTTCAGGAAACTTCTCATGACCCCAAGGGCTGCACCCACCTCTGCACCGCCCTCTAAGTCACGTCAccatga gaTGCCAAGAGAGTACAATGAGGATGAAGATCCAGCTGCacgaaggagaaaaaagaaaag TTATTATGCCAAGCTTCGTCAacaagagattgagagagagagggaactaGCAGAGAAGTACCGTGACCGTGCCAAGGAACGGCGAGATGGGGTCAACAAAGattatgaggaaactgagctgaTTAGTACCACAGCTAACTACAGGGCTGTGGGCCCCACTGCTGAAGC GGACAAATCCGCtgcagagaagagaagacagtTGATCCAGGAATCCAAATTCTTGGGTGGTGACATGGAACACACCCATTTGGTGAAGGGTTTGGATTTTGCTCTGCTTCAAAAG GTACGAGCTGAGATTGccagcaaagagaaagaagaggaagaacttATGGAAAAGccccagaaggaaaccaa gaAAGATGAGGATCCTgagaataaaattgaatttaagaCACGTTTGG GCCGCAACGTTTACCGCACGCTCTTCAGGAGTAAGGCGTATGAACGGAATGAGCTGTTCCTGCCGGGCCGCATGGCCTATGTGGTAGACCTGGATGATGAATATGCAGACACGGACATCCCCACCACCCTTATCCGCAGCAAAGCTGATTGCCCCACCATGGAG GCCCAGACCACACTGACCACAAATGACATTGTAATCAGCAAGCTCACCCAGATCCTTTCCTACCTGCGGCAGGGTACCCGCAATAAGAAGCTCAAGAAGAAGGATAAAG ggaagatggaagagaagaaaccCCCTGAGGCTGACATGAA TATATTTGAAGACATTGGGGATTATGTGCCATCCACAACCAAGACACCTCGGGACAAGGAGCGGGAGAGATATCGGGAACGGGAGCGTGATCGGGAGAGAGACCGAGACCGTGACAGAGAGCGGGAGCGAGAAAGAGATCGGGAGAGGGAACGGgaccgagagagagaggaagagaagaagaggcaCAGCTACTTTGAGAAGCCAAAAGTGGATGATGAG cCCATGGATGTTGACAAAG GACCCGGATCTGCTAAGGAGTTGATCAAGTCAATCAATGAAAAGTTTGCTGGGTCTGCGGGTTGGGAAGGCACTGAATC GCTGAAGAAGCCAGAGGACAAAAAGCAGCTGGGAGACTTCTTTGGAATGTCCAATAGCTATGCCGAGTGTTACCCAGCCAC GATGGATGACATGGCTGTGGATAGTGATGAGGAGGTGGATTACAGCAAAATGGATCAG GGCAATAAGAAAGGACCCTTAGGCCGCTGGGACTTTGATACCCAGGAGGAATACAGCGAGTATATGAACAACAAGGAGGCTTTGCCTAA agCTGCATTCCAGTATGGCATCAAGATGTCTGAAGGGCGGAAAACCAGGCGCTTCAAGGAAACCAATGATAAGGCAGAGCTTGATCGCCAGTGGAAGAAGATTAGTGCA ATTattgaaaagaggaagaagatggaggCTGATGG AGTTGAAGTGAAAAGACCAAAATACTAA
- the TMCO6 gene encoding transmembrane and coiled-coil domain-containing protein 6 isoform X3 produces MRTLVGLLTSNRALLQLEAARCLHELSHSEQSAVAEACLPATSYLLTYLSGHSSDFIELCLYTLGNLIVESEAVRRRLLPQGIVPALAACIQSPHLTVLEALGYALSQLLQAKEAPEMIIPSVLGSTLPQHILQLLQPGPKLNPGVAVEFAWCLHYIICSQVNNALLISHGGLSTLGLLLLDVAGAVQRTEDAGLELLVCPVLRCLSNLLTEAAVEVMGGPNQLEDERVVAALYILLQFFVQKQPSLLPECLWLLNNLTANSPSFCTSLLSMDLIKPLLQLLPVSNVVSVLVLTVLCNVAEKGRAYCQHLWPGPLLPCLIGTLASSDTEVVGQSLELLHLLFLYRPEAVEAFVQHSGLQVLEKHQEEAQLQDRVHALQKTALHR; encoded by the exons ATGCGGACCCTGGTTGGGCTTCTGACCAGCAACCGAGCCCTGTTGCAGCTAGAGGCCGCTCGGTGCCTTCATGAGCTCTCTCATTCTGAGCAGTCTGCGGTGGCTGAGGCCTGCCTGCCAGCCACTTCCTACCTTCTCACCTACCTCTCCGGTCACAGCTCAGACTTTATA GAGCTCTGTCTGTATACACTGGGTAACCTGATTGTGGAGAGTGAGGCTGTGAGAAGGCGGCTCCTGCCACAGGGCATTGTTCCTGCTTTGGCTGCCTGCATCCAG TCTCCCCATCTGACTGTGCTGGAAGCCCTTGGATATGCCTTGTCCCAGCTTCTGCAAGCTAAGGAAGCTCCAGAGATGATCATCCC TTCCGTCTTGGGCTCCACTCTCCCCCAGCATATCCTACAATTGTTGCAACCTGGACCAAAGCTAAACCCTGGGGTTGCTGTGGAGTTTGCCTGGTGCCTGCACTACATCATCTGCAG CCAGGTCAACAATGCGCTCCTTATCTCCCATGGGGGTCTCTCCACTCTGGGGCTGCTGCTATTGGACGTGGCTGGGGCTGTCCAGAGAACTGAGGATGCAGGACTGGAGTTG CTGGTATGCCCTGTACTTCGGTGTCTAAGCAACTTGCTAACAGAAGCAGCAGTGGAGGTTATGGGAGGGCCAAATCAGCTTGAAGATGAGCGTGTGGTGGCGGCCTTATATATCCTTCTGCAGTTCTTCGTCCAGAAACAGCCCAGCCTGCTTCCTGAGTGCCTTTGGCTCCTCAACAACCTTACTG CAAATAGTCCTAGCTTCTGTACCTCCTTGCTCTCCATGGATCTGATCAAGCCTCTTTTGCAGTTGTTGCCAGTTTCTAATGTGGTGAGCGTATTG GTGCTCACAGTTCTGTGCAACGTGGCAGAGAAGGGTCGTGCTTATTGCCAACATCTGTGGCCAGGGCCCTTGCTCCCCTGCTTGATTGGCACACTGGCTTCCTCTGACACTGAAGTAGTAGGCCAGAGTTTAGAGCTCCTGCATCTGCTGTTCCTCTATCGGCCAGAG GCTGTGGAGGCATTTGTGCAGCATTCAGGGCTTCAGGTCCTAGAAAAACATCAGGAAGAGGCACAGCTCCAGGATCGTGTGCATGCTCTCCAGAAGACTGCTCTTCACAGGTGA
- the TMCO6 gene encoding transmembrane and coiled-coil domain-containing protein 6 isoform X2: MILGEAEIQQFLQLAQRGTDEKQRESALVSLRRGLQHPQTQQTFIWLEGSMRTLVGLLTSNRALLQLEAARCLHELSHSEQSAVAEACLPATSYLLTYLSGHSSDFIELCLYTLGNLIVESEAVRRRLLPQGIVPALAACIQSPHLTVLEALGYALSQLLQAKEAPEMIIPSVLGSTLPQHILQLLQPGPKLNPGVAVEFAWCLHYIICSQVNNALLISHGGLSTLGLLLLDVAGAVQRTEDAGLELLVCPVLRCLSNLLTEAAVEVMGGPNQLEDERVVAALYILLQFFVQKQPSLLPECLWLLNNLTANSPSFCTSLLSMDLIKPLLQLLPVSNVVSVLVLTVLCNVAEKGRAYCQHLWPGPLLPCLIGTLASSDTEVVGQSLELLHLLFLYRPEAVEAFVQHSGLQVLEKHQEEAQLQDRVHALQKTALHR, translated from the exons ATGATCCTCGGGGAAGCTGAG ATCCAGCAGTTCCTCCAGTTAGCACAGCGGGGGACAgatgaaaagcagagagagagcgctCTGGTCAGCCTTCGTCGAGGCTTGCAGCACCCTCAGACACAGCAAACCTTCATCTG GCTGGAGGGCAGCATGCGGACCCTGGTTGGGCTTCTGACCAGCAACCGAGCCCTGTTGCAGCTAGAGGCCGCTCGGTGCCTTCATGAGCTCTCTCATTCTGAGCAGTCTGCGGTGGCTGAGGCCTGCCTGCCAGCCACTTCCTACCTTCTCACCTACCTCTCCGGTCACAGCTCAGACTTTATA GAGCTCTGTCTGTATACACTGGGTAACCTGATTGTGGAGAGTGAGGCTGTGAGAAGGCGGCTCCTGCCACAGGGCATTGTTCCTGCTTTGGCTGCCTGCATCCAG TCTCCCCATCTGACTGTGCTGGAAGCCCTTGGATATGCCTTGTCCCAGCTTCTGCAAGCTAAGGAAGCTCCAGAGATGATCATCCC TTCCGTCTTGGGCTCCACTCTCCCCCAGCATATCCTACAATTGTTGCAACCTGGACCAAAGCTAAACCCTGGGGTTGCTGTGGAGTTTGCCTGGTGCCTGCACTACATCATCTGCAG CCAGGTCAACAATGCGCTCCTTATCTCCCATGGGGGTCTCTCCACTCTGGGGCTGCTGCTATTGGACGTGGCTGGGGCTGTCCAGAGAACTGAGGATGCAGGACTGGAGTTG CTGGTATGCCCTGTACTTCGGTGTCTAAGCAACTTGCTAACAGAAGCAGCAGTGGAGGTTATGGGAGGGCCAAATCAGCTTGAAGATGAGCGTGTGGTGGCGGCCTTATATATCCTTCTGCAGTTCTTCGTCCAGAAACAGCCCAGCCTGCTTCCTGAGTGCCTTTGGCTCCTCAACAACCTTACTG CAAATAGTCCTAGCTTCTGTACCTCCTTGCTCTCCATGGATCTGATCAAGCCTCTTTTGCAGTTGTTGCCAGTTTCTAATGTGGTGAGCGTATTG GTGCTCACAGTTCTGTGCAACGTGGCAGAGAAGGGTCGTGCTTATTGCCAACATCTGTGGCCAGGGCCCTTGCTCCCCTGCTTGATTGGCACACTGGCTTCCTCTGACACTGAAGTAGTAGGCCAGAGTTTAGAGCTCCTGCATCTGCTGTTCCTCTATCGGCCAGAG GCTGTGGAGGCATTTGTGCAGCATTCAGGGCTTCAGGTCCTAGAAAAACATCAGGAAGAGGCACAGCTCCAGGATCGTGTGCATGCTCTCCAGAAGACTGCTCTTCACAGGTGA
- the NDUFA2 gene encoding NADH dehydrogenase [ubiquinone] 1 alpha subcomplex subunit 2, with the protein MAVAAASRGIGAKLGLREIRLHLCQRSPGSQGVREFIEKHYVELKKANPALPILIRECSDVQPKLWARYAFGQEKNVSLNNFSADQVTRAVENVLSGKA; encoded by the exons ATGGCGGTTGCAGCAGCGAGTCGCGGGATTGGGGCCAAACTTGGTCTCCGTGAGATTCGCCTCCACTTGTGCCAGCGCTCACCCGGAAGCCAGGGCGTCAG gGAATTCATCGAGAAACACTATGTGGAGCTGAAGAAGGCGAACCCCGCTCTGCCCATCCTAATCCGCGAGTGTTCTGATGTGCAGCCCAAACTATGGGCCCGCTACG CATTTGGCCAAGAGAAGAATGTCTCTTTGAACAACTTCAGTGCTGATCAGGTAACCAGAGCCGTGGAGAATGTGCTAAGTGGCAAAGCCTGA
- the TMCO6 gene encoding transmembrane and coiled-coil domain-containing protein 6 isoform X1, with translation MWRGRQGRLRPVGCVVEELRCQRREREAALRKARREQQLVSKRLLRDDVLEEAEGECVAMILGEAEIQQFLQLAQRGTDEKQRESALVSLRRGLQHPQTQQTFIWLEGSMRTLVGLLTSNRALLQLEAARCLHELSHSEQSAVAEACLPATSYLLTYLSGHSSDFIELCLYTLGNLIVESEAVRRRLLPQGIVPALAACIQSPHLTVLEALGYALSQLLQAKEAPEMIIPSVLGSTLPQHILQLLQPGPKLNPGVAVEFAWCLHYIICSQVNNALLISHGGLSTLGLLLLDVAGAVQRTEDAGLELLVCPVLRCLSNLLTEAAVEVMGGPNQLEDERVVAALYILLQFFVQKQPSLLPECLWLLNNLTANSPSFCTSLLSMDLIKPLLQLLPVSNVVSVLVLTVLCNVAEKGRAYCQHLWPGPLLPCLIGTLASSDTEVVGQSLELLHLLFLYRPEAVEAFVQHSGLQVLEKHQEEAQLQDRVHALQKTALHR, from the exons ATGTGGAGAGGACGGCAGGGCCGCCTCAGGCCGGTGGGCTGCGTAGTGGAGGAGCTACGGTGCCAGCGCCGGGAGCGGGAGGCAG CATTGCGGAAGGCGCGGAGGGAGCAGCAGCTGGTCAGTAAGAGGCTGCTGAGAGACGACGTCTTGGAGGAAGCCGAAGGGGAATGTGTGGCCATGATCCTCGGGGAAGCTGAG ATCCAGCAGTTCCTCCAGTTAGCACAGCGGGGGACAgatgaaaagcagagagagagcgctCTGGTCAGCCTTCGTCGAGGCTTGCAGCACCCTCAGACACAGCAAACCTTCATCTG GCTGGAGGGCAGCATGCGGACCCTGGTTGGGCTTCTGACCAGCAACCGAGCCCTGTTGCAGCTAGAGGCCGCTCGGTGCCTTCATGAGCTCTCTCATTCTGAGCAGTCTGCGGTGGCTGAGGCCTGCCTGCCAGCCACTTCCTACCTTCTCACCTACCTCTCCGGTCACAGCTCAGACTTTATA GAGCTCTGTCTGTATACACTGGGTAACCTGATTGTGGAGAGTGAGGCTGTGAGAAGGCGGCTCCTGCCACAGGGCATTGTTCCTGCTTTGGCTGCCTGCATCCAG TCTCCCCATCTGACTGTGCTGGAAGCCCTTGGATATGCCTTGTCCCAGCTTCTGCAAGCTAAGGAAGCTCCAGAGATGATCATCCC TTCCGTCTTGGGCTCCACTCTCCCCCAGCATATCCTACAATTGTTGCAACCTGGACCAAAGCTAAACCCTGGGGTTGCTGTGGAGTTTGCCTGGTGCCTGCACTACATCATCTGCAG CCAGGTCAACAATGCGCTCCTTATCTCCCATGGGGGTCTCTCCACTCTGGGGCTGCTGCTATTGGACGTGGCTGGGGCTGTCCAGAGAACTGAGGATGCAGGACTGGAGTTG CTGGTATGCCCTGTACTTCGGTGTCTAAGCAACTTGCTAACAGAAGCAGCAGTGGAGGTTATGGGAGGGCCAAATCAGCTTGAAGATGAGCGTGTGGTGGCGGCCTTATATATCCTTCTGCAGTTCTTCGTCCAGAAACAGCCCAGCCTGCTTCCTGAGTGCCTTTGGCTCCTCAACAACCTTACTG CAAATAGTCCTAGCTTCTGTACCTCCTTGCTCTCCATGGATCTGATCAAGCCTCTTTTGCAGTTGTTGCCAGTTTCTAATGTGGTGAGCGTATTG GTGCTCACAGTTCTGTGCAACGTGGCAGAGAAGGGTCGTGCTTATTGCCAACATCTGTGGCCAGGGCCCTTGCTCCCCTGCTTGATTGGCACACTGGCTTCCTCTGACACTGAAGTAGTAGGCCAGAGTTTAGAGCTCCTGCATCTGCTGTTCCTCTATCGGCCAGAG GCTGTGGAGGCATTTGTGCAGCATTCAGGGCTTCAGGTCCTAGAAAAACATCAGGAAGAGGCACAGCTCCAGGATCGTGTGCATGCTCTCCAGAAGACTGCTCTTCACAGGTGA